The Psychrilyobacter piezotolerans DNA window GATTATTCTCCAATGAAGCCGGGAGTGGAAGTGCACCCTGTGCCGCTGCTGCTGCTGAGGTCAGCCATCCTGCAAAACAAGGATTAATACAGTCTTTAGGAGTTTATATAGATACCCTTGTTATTTGTAGTGCCACTGCATTCGTTATATTATTAGCAGATAAAACTACTACTGAAGGGAAAACAGGGATGAGTCTTTTACAGGCTGCCATGAGGCATCATCTGGGTGAATTCGGAGTTATATTTATTGCCATCGTTCTCCTGCTCTTTGCTTTTAGTACTTTTTTAGGTATTCTTTACTATGCAAAATCCAATGTTTCCTTTATTGTTGAGGGGAAATTAGCTCAGAACCTCTATAAAACCTTTGCTCTTTCTATGCTGTTTGCAGGGGGCTTAAGCCAGTATCTGTTTGTTTGGGCTCTAGCAGATATGGGAGTCGGACTTATGACAGTCTTAAACCTCTTTGCCATAGTTCCTTTAGGTAAAATAGCTTTAGATTCTTTGGCTGATTATGAGGAAAATTATATGAATCCTAAGACTGAGACTGAAAAACCTAATGAAATAGAACAGGCATAGTATATCAGGAGTTCCCAGACATAATATAGGGAGCTCTTTTTGTTGAATTTATACTGAATCTGGGTTATTCTTAGATGAAGTATATCGATAAAACACTACGGAGGAAGGATCGTGAAAAATAAGTTCAGAATCGGAGAAATTTCAAAACTTTTTAGAATAAGTATAAAAACACTGAGATATTATGATGAAACAGGTATTTTCAAACCAGACCATATCAACCCGGAAAATAGATACAGATATTACTCAGCAGATCAATTTGAACTTTTAACTATGGTAACCTATATGAGACACTTGGAAATGCCGGTAAAAGATATAAAAAAAACGCTGGAGAATATGACTGTTGATAATATAATAAGTTTTTTAGAAGGCCACCAGTCAAATTTGGATGAAAAAATAAGGGAATTAGAGTTTCTTAAGAAAAAGGTTGAATTCAGAGTAGAAAATCTAAAAATAGGGAAAAGTATGATTGGAAAAGAAGAGTATACCCTAGAAGAACTTCCTCCAAGAAACATAGCCAGGCTGTCGAGAAATTTTTCAAAAAAAGAAGATCTGGAAGTTGCCGTTAGAGAATTTGAGATAAAACTCAAGAAATTAAACCTTTTTGCCTTAGGCAAGGTAGGAGTCGTATTAAATAAGGACAGACTTAACCTAAGAAATTTTAGTGAATATGATGCCCTGTATTTTTTATTGGATGATTTGGAATCCATAGATGGTTTTGAAACTCTTCCAGGTGGAACTTATGCTTCCTTATATTATAGGGGCAGTATCGAAGAATCTAAAAATTATTATCCTAAAATATTGGATTATATAGATAACATGGGATATGAACTTATAGGTCCTGCCTTTGAAAGAGCTATAATAAGTAATTCTGCAACCAGTGAAAAAAATGAATATGTAAGAAAAATTGAAATCCCCGTAAAAAAAAGTTGACCCTCCAGTTACTGGAGGGTTTATAATTTTTCGGATATAACAATTTAAATGAGGGAGGAAAAAAATGACAGGGATTATGATAAATACAGCCTCTATTGTAGGAGCTGGGTTTATAGGTTCATTATTTGGTAAAAAAATTGATGTAAGATATAGGGAAGGAACAATGACAGCCTTAGGGCTTGTAGCTTTAACCATAGGTATAGGGACAATTGCGCAAGTTTTCCCATTGATCAAAAAACCCTTAATATTTATTATAAGTCTTTCTCTGGGATCCTTGCTGGGAGAATGGATAAATTTAGAAGGATCAATCAAGAAATTTACAGAAAAGAAAAGAGGAAGTGGAATGGAAGGTCTGTTGACATGTATATTTTTATTTTCTTTGGGGTCCATGTCTATTTTAGGCCCTATTCAGAGTGCACTAAATAACGATAACACCCTTCTAATTGCAAATGCAATATTATCAGGAGTAGCATCCTTTTTCTTTGCCTCAACTTTTGGCAAAATAATATCCTTTTCAGCATTTCCATTGCTTATAATACAAGGATCAATATTCTTTTTAGCGAAGATGTTTTCCAATTTTATTACAGATAGTTTTTTAATAGAAATCACACTGTTAGGAGGAATATTTATTCTGGTTAGCGGACTAAATATATTAAAAATAAGCAATATTAGGAGTCTTAATTTACTGCCATCTTTATTATTTCCTGTAATTTTTAGTTTGTTTGGATGGCTATAAAACCAAAAAAATCCAGTTCAATAATATCAGGATTGAACTTAATCTTTTTTTATTCTTTGTCATCTTATAGGATAATCTTTTTGCCACTAATCTACACTAATCGAGATATGGATATTAAATAAAAAGACACTAAAATTAGTGTCTTTTCTGGATTTCCTATCAACTATCGCTATCTAAGATTTCTTTAAATTTTTCAGGCCAAACAGCCTCTTCTGGATTTTTAGTAGATAAAATCTGTTTTCGGGTTAAGCCTAATGTATGACTAAAGTCTACACCGTTAACTTTGGCACTGCGTAAATCAGCATCTTGTAAATGAGCTTCATCTAAATCAGCCCCGCTTAAATCAGCCCCACTTAAATTAGCTTTACGTAAATCAGCCCCCCGTAAATTAGTGCCCCGTAAATCAGTACCCCGTAGATCAGCTCCACGTAAATCATCACCACTTAAAACAGTAGCAACTAACTTAGCTTTACGTAAATCAGCTTTACGTAAATCAGCCCCCCGTAAATCATTGCCGCTTAAATCAACATCACGTAAATCAGTTTCACTTAAATCAGCATCTTCAAATTTTTTTTTCATTTTCCCTCCTTTTTAATTATTCAATATATTTGTCTAATGTTTTTTCAATATTATTCAATGAAGATAATGCTTCTTCACATTTCCTGGCTCCCTCTTCCCAAAATTCTTTATACTCACCGCTGCTTTTAGAAAGTTCTATATGATCACTTAAATTTGCTTGGATTGTCTCTCTTTGATCTGATATTAAATTTAAATTTACCGTTCCTGTCATTCCTGTTCCTTCTAAATAAATTTCATTATTTTCTACTAAATGAGCTTTTAATACATAAGAAAGATAAATTTCATCTCCTTTCGTTGAAAGACCATTAAAAAAAAATGATTTATCAACAATTATTGTTTTTATTATTTCCAACATAATTTCACCCCATCCTTACTTTAAAAGTATACACCTATTTTTTATAAACAATCTATACAATCGACTGCTGTTTCACCTAAAACAGTAATAATACCAGGTACATTATCCGGTCCTCCACAAGCAGACACGGCCGCTGCTAAGAATGCAGCACATCTTAGTTTTTTACCCCAACTACAATTTTTTGTTTCTTCTCCCAAAGAGTAAATAGGTTTTTCTAAAACCTCTTTAAATTTATCTATTGTAACTTGGTCACCAGTAAATACAATTATTTTCCCGCTTCTTAAAAGTTCAGCTCTTTCAAAAATTGCAGATATTTCTTCGCCACTAATAAATATTTCCGACATTAAAATCCCTCCTTTTATTTTTATAATGATCATATTATCAAAAAGTTACCCTCAGATATAACCTACCTGATTAAATAATAAATTCCTCTATAAAAATAAAAAAATTCAAATGAAAGTTCCGAAATACTCTATCCGGATAAAGGTTGGTATATTTATTTGACAATCTTAAATTTATGATGAAATATATATTAATAACTTGACCTGTGCAAATTTTAAAATTCAATAAAATTTTGTATCACAAAATCAGTATTTTTTATGCAGGAATTCTTAATTTCAATAGGAGTTCCTTTTTTATTTTCCTTCCTTTATTTCATAATAGATATATCTATTGAACAGGCAACTCCTTTGGTGTTTTATGTCGTTACCGTAATATTACCTTAGGATTTAACTATTTTTTTATTTATTTTTGAAGGAATAATCATTTGTTTTAGGTAATTAAACAAATAAGAAACAAAATTTGCACAAGTCTGGTTAATAAGTATATTTTAAAATCAAAAAATATAGTGGTGAAAATACCCAAAAAAACATAAAAAACTTAAAGTACAAAAGAAGATTACTTCCGCAATAAGGGGGGAAAAAATGAAAATTAATTTTGAAAAAAGAGGAGATGTCGATATAGTAAGTCTTATTGGAAGATTAGATGGAAATACTGCGTCTTCGGTAAAAGATGAAACTATGGAGAAATTAACTGAAAATACCAAGCTGATTATTGATATGAAAGATTGCGAATATGTGTCAAGTGCAGGTTTAAGAGTTTTGATGATAGTAGCGAAAACATTAAGAGCAAAGGGTGGAAATGGAGTGCTTGTAGAAATGAATGAAGAAGTCGGTGATGTGATGGAAATGACAGGTTTTGGTAATATTTTCAGATCTTTTAATACTATAAATGAGGCACTTGAATTCTTACGAAAGGGAGGGGAGGAATGCTAAGAATAGATGTATTTCCTACTCACCAGCAAAATGGAATAAAATTTAGAAGAGGAAGGGCCCTGCCTTTTGGATCAACTATTGTTCCAGAAGGAATTAATTTTTCGGTATTTTCAAGATATGCAACCAGCTGTGATTTGGTTTTATTTAATAAAAAAGAAAAAGAACCCTTTGCGATAATACCCTTCCCTAAAGAATTCAGAATTGGAAATGTATTTGCAATGACTGTTTTTGATCTTGATTTTGAAGATATTGAATACGGATATAGAGTGGATGGACCATATGATCCTGCAGAGGGGCACCTATACAACAAAGAAAGAATATTGATGGATCCATATGCAAAAGCTGCCGGCGGAAGAGAAATCTGGGGGATAGAACCAGACTGGAATAATCCCTTCCAGCATAGGTCTAGAATTTTTTTTGATGATTTCGAATGGGAGGGCGAAAAGCCCCTGGAACTGGAAATGGAAGACTTAATTATTTATGAATTACATGTAAGAAGCTATACAAAACACCAGACTTCAAAAGTAAAGCATCCTGGTACTTATGCTGCCATTATTGAAAAAATCCCTTACTTGAAAGAACTGGGAATCAATTGTATAGAGCTTCTTCCTATATATGAATTTGATGAATTTGAAAACTCAAAAATTTCAAAAGAAAATGGGGAAAAGTTGATGAATTACTGGGGTTATAGTACCGTAGGTTTTTTTGCGCCAAAAGCCGGCTATGCTGCAACAGGTAAATTTGGAATGGAAGTTGATGAATTAAAAAATCTCATAAAAGAATTACATAAAAATGGTATAGAAATAATTCTTGATGTTGTCTTTAATCATACAGCTGAAGGAAATGAGGATGGACCTTATATTTCTTTTAAGGGACATGATAATAAAACCTATTACCTGCTGACTCCGGAAGGACACTACTATAATTTTAGCGGGTGCGGGAATACACTAAATTGTAATAATCCCATAGTCAGGAATATGATCCTGGATTGTTTGAGATACTGGGCATCTGAATACCATATTGATGGATTCAGATTCGACCTTGCTTCTATTCTTTCAAGAGATCAAGAGGGAGCACCAATGGCAAATCCTCCATTGCTGGAAACATTGGCATTTGATCCGATTTTAGGGAAATGTAAACTTATTGCAGAGGCATGGGATGCCGGTGGTCTCTATCAGGTGGGTTCATTTCCTTCTTGGGGAAGGTGGGCAGAATGGAATGGGAAATTTAGGGATGATATCAGGAAATTCCTAAAGGGAGATAAACGGGCGGTTAAAAAAGTGATTGAAAGAATCCAGGGATCACCCGATCTTTATGGATGGGAAAATAGAGGTACCACAGCTTCCATAAATTTTATCACCTGCCATGATGGTTTTACTATGATGGATCTTGTTTCATACAATGAAAAACATAATATTGCAAATGGAGAAGACAATTGTGACGGCACAGATGACAATGAAAGCTGGAATTGCGGATGGGAGGGTCCCACAGATGACCCGGATATTAATTTTCTGAGGAAAAAACAGATAAAGAATGCAATAATTCTGCTGCTTGTTAGCCGCGGGATTCCAATGATCCTTTCAGGGGATGAATTTGGAAACACCCAGTTTGGGAATAATAATGCTTACTGTCAGGACAATGAGATTTCATGGTTAAATTGGGATTTAGTAAAAGAAAATAATGATCTTTTTTCATATTTTAAAAATATAATAGCCTTTAGAAAAGCATATCCTGTTTTAAGGGTCACCAGATTTGACAGCTATCATACTGACGCAGGGTATCCTGAGATTTCATGGCATGGAACCAAAGCGTGGAATTTTAATTATGATTCTCTATCATATACGGTAGGAGTAATGTTTTTTGGGTCTGCTGAGAAGTATGGAACTGAAGATGACGAATTTATTTATATGGCTATGAATTCCCATTGGAAGACCCATGGATTTGAACTTCCAGTACTCCCCGGGGAAAAGTCTTGGTATGTAGCTGTCAACACGGATATGCCCAGTGGAGAGGATTTCTGGCCTCAAGGGAAGGAACAAAAACTGAAAAATCAAAAGAAAATCTTGGTGGGGTCTAGATCTGTAATTGTCTTAATTTCAAAAAAGAACAATAATTAATTGAGATAAATACAGGTGAAAAATTAGAATTCATCGTTGAAAAAGGATACCTATTAATAGATATTGTATTTATTCTGAAAACTATGGTGATGAATATGTCAAAAAAATTTTTTAAGGCAGAGATGGATAATCTCGAAGAGATGATACAATTTATTCTTTTACAAGCTAAGAGAATAGTTAAAAATAGAAAAATAGATTATCAACTGAGATTAGTTAGTGAGGAAGCATTTATAAACATTATAAATTATGCATATGGTAAAGAAAGTGGAGAACTTAAAATTGATTGCAAAATCGTAAACAATGATACGATTTTCATAGAAATAATTGATACAGGAACTGCCTTTGATCCCCTGCAAAAAGAGGATCCTGATATTACACTGCCGCTAGAGGAAATAAAGGATTGGGGACTTGGAATCTTCATAATCAAAAATATTATGGATACAGTTCATTATAAAAGGGAAGATGAACAAAATATACTTACTTTGACTAAAAAGTTACTTTAAATCTTCTATATTATTGATGGTAGTATGGATATTGGAGTTGGTTAAAATGTCGATAAATAAAAAAGCAATAAAAACAAAGATACTGTCATTATTATTGGGAATGACTTCCATCTCTCTGCTTATATTTTTATTGATTACCAGTATAGATATAAAAATGAAAGCGAAGGCTTCTTTGGAATCCAGTAAGGAAGTATGGGATGAATCTATTTCAAAGAGTAGAGAAATACTCAGATCGGATACTGAAGGGTATATGCGTGCACTTGTAAAATCTCAGGCTGATTATTCTGATTCTTTGTTTAATAAAGTGGAATCTGGTGTTAATGTTATGAGTGAGTATGCAAAAGTTATTTTTTCTGATCCGACTATGTTTAAATATGTAGATACATATTATAGGGAGGTGGAGCCTGAGAATCCTCAAGATGTTTCAGTTGTAAATTTACCCCCGGGTATCTCCAGAAATATTATGAAGGAGCAGATAGATCTTTTGAGTAATATGGATTATGTTTTCAGGCCGATCTATTCAAATGATAAGAATTTATTGTCGGTATACATAGGGACAGAGGATGGAATATACAAAGGCTTTCCCTGGCGGTCTACACTGGTAAAGGATTATGATCCAAGAAAGAGAGGGTGGTATAGGGAAGCGCTGAAGACAAAAGACCTCGGGTGGACAACTCCCTATATAGACGCAACGCCTTTTCCTGACCGTTATAATGATATGAGTAAAAAAATAATTGTGACCTGTTACAAGGCAGTATATGACAATAAGGAAAACTTCGTAGGTGTTGTCGCTTCCGATATAACCGTCAGATCATTGTTGGGAATAATAAACACTCAGGTAAAGGATATAGGGACTGCCTATATAATTGATAAAAAAGGAAAGGTAATTGCATATTCTGGCAAGAAAATTCAGTTTGTCTATGAGAACAGTTATAATTTATTAGAGACTGAAAACAAAGATTATAAAAGGATCGTTGAAAAAATGATCTCTGGAGCAACAGGTTTTGATAGATACTATGATGATAGTGGGAAGGAAAAGGATTTAGCTTATGCACCAATTCTCAGTACCGGATGGAGTCTTGCAGTTGAGATTTCCGCTGACAAAATAACCGCCAGTGCAGATATAGTTGAAAATACCTTTGAAAAAATTCATGAACACAGGGACACCGAGATTGATGGAGCAGTGAATAGTGCCCTGAGAGATATGATGATCGCATATCTAATACTGATAATAATAATAATATTTGTTGGAGTGAAAATGTCCAATAAACTCTCAAACCCTATTATCAAACTTGTAAATTATGCGGAATTTGTAGGGAGAGGTAACCTGGATGAAAGCATCGAAATTAATACAGGCGATGAGATACAGCTCCTTTCCGAATCATTTAATAAAATGACAAGGGATCTAAAACTATATATATATGAATTAAAAGAGACTGCTGCAGCTGAGGAAAAAATTGAAAATGAACTTGAGATTGCAAAAAGAATACAGGTAAGTATGCTTCCAAGAATTTTCCCCCCATTTCCTACCAGAAAAGAATTTGATATTTTTGCCAGTATGGAACCTGCAAAAGAAGTTGGGGGAGACTATTATGATTTCTTCTTGATTGATGAAAATAGACTTTGTTTTTCTATTGCCGATGTATCCGGCAAAGGGGTACCTGCTTCATTGTTTATGGTTATTGCCAAAACTTTAATGAAAAATGAAGCTTTAAGAGGAATTTCTGCCGAGGAGGTTCTGTTTAATGTAAATAATATGCTTGTGGAAGATAATGATGAATGCTTATTTGTTACAGCCTTTATTTGTATATTAAATATAGCAACAGGGGAAGTAGAGTATTCAAATGCAGGTCATAATCCACCGTTAATCTGTAGAAAAGGTAACTCTGAATATGAATATTTATCCATGGAAAAAAACTTTGTTGTTGGGGGAATACCTGGATTTAAGTTTAAGAAAGAAAATTTAAAACTTGAAAATGGAGATATTCTATATCTCTATACAGACGGAGTAACAGAAGCAATGGATAAGGAAAATAAACAATATTCGGAAACAAGACTCAAAAAATTAATTTCGGAAATGAAAAAAGATAAAAGAGATGTATATAATATTGAAAAAGTAATTAAAGAAGATATTAAAGAATTTGTTGATGGGGCAGAACCATCCGATGATATTACAATGGTTATACTAAAATATAACGGTAATGTATAATTAAGTATTAATTCTTCTAAATTTTGAGTCGATCTGGGAAATTAATTTGCATTAATATAAAAACCATGATATACTCATTTTGTCGTACTAACCGGGGAGCCAGCGGTGCCTTGTAATCTACAATCCGCTTTAGTAGAGGTGATGTCGACCTGAGGATCGGTCTGTCATAGCAGGTCCTGTTAGAAAATGTTGAGAATAGAGTCCTATACGGCGAAATGCCAGTGAACCGTGTCAGATCCGGAAGGAAGCAGCACTAAGTTGGTTATTTTGGGTGTTATAGGGTAGCTTTGTTTGAGTTTTTTAATAGGGTGCCGTGTGGTTGGAGTGTTTTCGAAGGTCGATGTACGGCTTTTTTTTATGATATAAATTTATTGTTTTTAATATAAAAGCGCCAGAGCTTTTCCTTGTATTCTTTTGCATATTCTATCCCAATTCTTTTGCACTCTACTATGAATTTTGGTTTATAGCCGTCATCTTCTATCCATAAATTTTCTTCAGTCGTCAAATCGCAGCCATCGTCGTCTATGTTTATATTAAATGCCTGGCATAATTTCCCCGGTCCGTTTAAAAGCTCCTGGTCTGTTTTAGACCTTCTGTTTTCATACATGAATTCTATACCATCTAATGGTTCTAAGGCTCTGATTAAAACGGCATGTGGAATACCTTTAAGGTTTGCAACGACATTAAAACAGCTGTAGATACCATATATCAGGTAAACGTAGGAATGTCCCCCTTCCATAAACATGGTTTTTGTTCGTTTTGTTAATCGGTTGTTATATGCATGGGAGGCTCTGTCTTCAGGAGCAAGGTATGCTTCTGTTTCTACAATCCTTCCTCTCATGATATTTTTTCCTGTCTTTTTGACAAGGATCTTTCCCAAAAGTTCCCTTGCCACTGAATGTCCATCCCGGATATAAAATTCTCTATTTAAAACCACAGCATCTTTCAATTTATTCCCTCCTTTTTATTTTTTTTATTTACTGCATAAAATCTCCTTTCCTGTATTTTTTTATTAAAAATGGAATCCTTAGGTCTTTTTACAGATGGTAACTGAGGTTATTTAAATAAAAGGATTTTTTAGTTTTTTTTTGAAATATATATTAATTGATATTGGTTTGATTATATGTCATATTTAAATAAGAACCTTAAAGGGGGCTGGAATGATGCAGAGGGAAAAAAATAAAAATCCAAAAAATTCAAAAATATATCTTATAGGGAGTGGTATAGCATCGTTAGCAAGTGCAGTTTATTTAATAAAAGATGCTGAGGTATCCGGAAAAAATATTCATATATTGGAACAAAACAATATTTTAGGAGGTGCCCTTGATGGTGCGGGAGACCCAGAAAATGGATTTGTCGTTCGTGGCGGAAGGATGCACGAGGAGCATTTTGAATGTTATTGGGATCTTTTATCTAATATACCATCCTATGAGGATCCGAATATTTCTGTTAAAGATGAATCTTTTGAATTTAGTTCTAAATTTGTTTCAAATGCAAAAGCCCGTTTACTTAAAAATGGAGAAAAAATGGACCTCACATCTTTCGGACTTTCATTAAAAGAAAAGATTTCTTTATTAAAGTTGACACTTACATCTGAAAAATCATTAGACAACAAACGGATCGAGGACTGGTTTGAAGAAGAATTTTTTGAAACCAATTACTGGAAACTCTGGACAACGATGTTTGCATTTCAAAAATGGAGTAGTTTAGCAGAGATGAGACGTTATATGAGGCGTTTTATACATCTTGTAGACGGGCTGCCCAGACTTGGAGGCATTATGCGTACTAAATATAATCAATATGAATCGGATGTCATA harbors:
- a CDS encoding alanine:cation symporter family protein, with the translated sequence LFSNEAGSGSAPCAAAAAEVSHPAKQGLIQSLGVYIDTLVICSATAFVILLADKTTTEGKTGMSLLQAAMRHHLGEFGVIFIAIVLLLFAFSTFLGILYYAKSNVSFIVEGKLAQNLYKTFALSMLFAGGLSQYLFVWALADMGVGLMTVLNLFAIVPLGKIALDSLADYEENYMNPKTETEKPNEIEQA
- a CDS encoding MerR family transcriptional regulator — its product is MKNKFRIGEISKLFRISIKTLRYYDETGIFKPDHINPENRYRYYSADQFELLTMVTYMRHLEMPVKDIKKTLENMTVDNIISFLEGHQSNLDEKIRELEFLKKKVEFRVENLKIGKSMIGKEEYTLEELPPRNIARLSRNFSKKEDLEVAVREFEIKLKKLNLFALGKVGVVLNKDRLNLRNFSEYDALYFLLDDLESIDGFETLPGGTYASLYYRGSIEESKNYYPKILDYIDNMGYELIGPAFERAIISNSATSEKNEYVRKIEIPVKKS
- a CDS encoding DUF554 domain-containing protein, whose amino-acid sequence is MTGIMINTASIVGAGFIGSLFGKKIDVRYREGTMTALGLVALTIGIGTIAQVFPLIKKPLIFIISLSLGSLLGEWINLEGSIKKFTEKKRGSGMEGLLTCIFLFSLGSMSILGPIQSALNNDNTLLIANAILSGVASFFFASTFGKIISFSAFPLLIIQGSIFFLAKMFSNFITDSFLIEITLLGGIFILVSGLNILKISNIRSLNLLPSLLFPVIFSLFGWL
- a CDS encoding pentapeptide repeat-containing protein; amino-acid sequence: MKKKFEDADLSETDLRDVDLSGNDLRGADLRKADLRKAKLVATVLSGDDLRGADLRGTDLRGTNLRGADLRKANLSGADLSGADLDEAHLQDADLRSAKVNGVDFSHTLGLTRKQILSTKNPEEAVWPEKFKEILDSDS
- a CDS encoding STAS domain-containing protein, yielding MKINFEKRGDVDIVSLIGRLDGNTASSVKDETMEKLTENTKLIIDMKDCEYVSSAGLRVLMIVAKTLRAKGGNGVLVEMNEEVGDVMEMTGFGNIFRSFNTINEALEFLRKGGEEC
- the glgX gene encoding glycogen debranching protein GlgX, yielding MLRIDVFPTHQQNGIKFRRGRALPFGSTIVPEGINFSVFSRYATSCDLVLFNKKEKEPFAIIPFPKEFRIGNVFAMTVFDLDFEDIEYGYRVDGPYDPAEGHLYNKERILMDPYAKAAGGREIWGIEPDWNNPFQHRSRIFFDDFEWEGEKPLELEMEDLIIYELHVRSYTKHQTSKVKHPGTYAAIIEKIPYLKELGINCIELLPIYEFDEFENSKISKENGEKLMNYWGYSTVGFFAPKAGYAATGKFGMEVDELKNLIKELHKNGIEIILDVVFNHTAEGNEDGPYISFKGHDNKTYYLLTPEGHYYNFSGCGNTLNCNNPIVRNMILDCLRYWASEYHIDGFRFDLASILSRDQEGAPMANPPLLETLAFDPILGKCKLIAEAWDAGGLYQVGSFPSWGRWAEWNGKFRDDIRKFLKGDKRAVKKVIERIQGSPDLYGWENRGTTASINFITCHDGFTMMDLVSYNEKHNIANGEDNCDGTDDNESWNCGWEGPTDDPDINFLRKKQIKNAIILLLVSRGIPMILSGDEFGNTQFGNNNAYCQDNEISWLNWDLVKENNDLFSYFKNIIAFRKAYPVLRVTRFDSYHTDAGYPEISWHGTKAWNFNYDSLSYTVGVMFFGSAEKYGTEDDEFIYMAMNSHWKTHGFELPVLPGEKSWYVAVNTDMPSGEDFWPQGKEQKLKNQKKILVGSRSVIVLISKKNNN
- a CDS encoding ATP-binding protein; protein product: MSKKFFKAEMDNLEEMIQFILLQAKRIVKNRKIDYQLRLVSEEAFINIINYAYGKESGELKIDCKIVNNDTIFIEIIDTGTAFDPLQKEDPDITLPLEEIKDWGLGIFIIKNIMDTVHYKREDEQNILTLTKKLL
- a CDS encoding SpoIIE family protein phosphatase; this translates as MSINKKAIKTKILSLLLGMTSISLLIFLLITSIDIKMKAKASLESSKEVWDESISKSREILRSDTEGYMRALVKSQADYSDSLFNKVESGVNVMSEYAKVIFSDPTMFKYVDTYYREVEPENPQDVSVVNLPPGISRNIMKEQIDLLSNMDYVFRPIYSNDKNLLSVYIGTEDGIYKGFPWRSTLVKDYDPRKRGWYREALKTKDLGWTTPYIDATPFPDRYNDMSKKIIVTCYKAVYDNKENFVGVVASDITVRSLLGIINTQVKDIGTAYIIDKKGKVIAYSGKKIQFVYENSYNLLETENKDYKRIVEKMISGATGFDRYYDDSGKEKDLAYAPILSTGWSLAVEISADKITASADIVENTFEKIHEHRDTEIDGAVNSALRDMMIAYLILIIIIIFVGVKMSNKLSNPIIKLVNYAEFVGRGNLDESIEINTGDEIQLLSESFNKMTRDLKLYIYELKETAAAEEKIENELEIAKRIQVSMLPRIFPPFPTRKEFDIFASMEPAKEVGGDYYDFFLIDENRLCFSIADVSGKGVPASLFMVIAKTLMKNEALRGISAEEVLFNVNNMLVEDNDECLFVTAFICILNIATGEVEYSNAGHNPPLICRKGNSEYEYLSMEKNFVVGGIPGFKFKKENLKLENGDILYLYTDGVTEAMDKENKQYSETRLKKLISEMKKDKRDVYNIEKVIKEDIKEFVDGAEPSDDITMVILKYNGNV
- a CDS encoding DNA-3-methyladenine glycosylase is translated as MKDAVVLNREFYIRDGHSVARELLGKILVKKTGKNIMRGRIVETEAYLAPEDRASHAYNNRLTKRTKTMFMEGGHSYVYLIYGIYSCFNVVANLKGIPHAVLIRALEPLDGIEFMYENRRSKTDQELLNGPGKLCQAFNINIDDDGCDLTTEENLWIEDDGYKPKFIVECKRIGIEYAKEYKEKLWRFYIKNNKFIS